The Pyrus communis chromosome 2, drPyrComm1.1, whole genome shotgun sequence genome includes a window with the following:
- the LOC137725685 gene encoding protein LIKE COV 2-like, with the protein MAEAKEPTSSSPLTQTDPEDVSRSPPSSPNSSTRKACYAVLQSWVSKKFMTGCMVLFPVAVTFFITWWFVQFVDGFFSPIYARLGVNIFGLGFVTSLLFIFLIGIFASSWMGATVFWIGEWFIKRMPFMKHIYSASKQISSAISPDQNTTAFKEVAIIRHPRVGEYAFGFITSSVTLQRDDGDEELCSVYVPTNHLYIGDIFLVNSEEIIRPNLSVREGIEIIISVGMTMPQVISPIERIPRQSDRIPLNRMVSL; encoded by the exons ATGGCGGAAGCTAAAGAGCCTACGTCGTCGAGTCCGCTGACCCAAACCGACCCTGAAGATGTTTCCAGGTCTCCGCCAAGCTCCCCCAACTCCTCAACTCGCAAG GCATGCTATGCAGTGCTTCAGAGTTGGGTCTCAAAGAAATTCATGACCGGAtg TATGGTTCTCTTTCCTGTCGCAGTCACATTCTTCATCACTTGGTGGTTTGTTCAGTTTGTAGATGGTTTCTTCAGTCCAATATATGCCAGGCTCGGGGTTAACATATTTG GCCTAGGTTTCGTTACATCCCTACTTTTTATATTCTTGATTGGTATTTTTGCCTCATCATGGATGGGTGCAACAGTTTTCTGGATTGGAGAATGGTTCATAAAACGAATGCCCTTCATGAAGCACATATACTCAGCCTCTAAACAGATTAGTTCTGCAATCTCTCCAG ATCAAAATACCACTGCTTTTAAAGAGGTTGCAATTATTCGTCATCCTCGAGTTGGTGAATATGCATTTGGTTTTATCACATCATCTGTAACACTTCAG AGGGATGACGGAGATGAGGAGTTGTGTAGTGTTTATGTCCCAACAAACCATCTATACATTGGTGATATTTTTCTTGTCAATTCTGAAGAGATCATACGACCAAATTTGTCAGTTCGGGAAGGCATAG AGATCATAATCTCAGTTGGTATGACGATGCCGCAAGTGATTTCTCCAATCGAAAGGATTCCTCGTCAAAGCGACAGGATTCCACTGAACAGAATGGTGTCCCTTTAG
- the LOC137726112 gene encoding 5-formyltetrahydrofolate cyclo-ligase-like protein COG0212, which translates to MPLMDFCRLRNSNQFTFGSISIPVRAIPILDLFNQTQKCRQSHSLSALSVSLPTSSRKLLFARRSSSSNGPQTDVAFDEAAYEAERLSLDAKAREQMAETSKIETEQSGVAEDPKAWKWVIRKRIWDIMEARNIAQNPRPVHHRIPNFVGASAAADKLGGLEVFRVGDCVKVNPDSPQKQVRFLTLSGGKKLLTPQPRLRTGFFSVLESDLLNPSTIKEACTSVGAAKYGRPIGLDEKIKVDLIVIGSVAVDPRTGARLGKGEGFAELEYGMLRFMGAIDDSTAVVTTVHDSQLVDDIPIEKLLIHDVPVDIICTPTQVIFTNTSIPKPQGIYWDKLSPEKLGQIRILRELKRRIERETGQKLPCGPSEKLPPTARRGR; encoded by the exons ATGCCGTTAATGGATTTCTGCCGGCTCCGAAACTCAAACCAATTTACATTCGGATCCATATCCATACCCGTAAGGGCCATACCCATACTCGACCTCTTCAACCAAACCCAGAAATGCCGCCAATCCCATTCTCTCTCTGCACTCTCTGTCTCCCTCCCAACAAGTTCTCGGAAGCTCCTCTTCGCGCGGAGAAGTAGCAGTAGCAACGGACCCCAAACCGACGTCGCTTTCGACGAGGCAGCTTACGAGGCCGAGCGGCTCAGCCTCGACGCCAAGGCTCGGGAGCAAATGGCCGAGACTTCGAAGATTGAGACCGAGCAAAGTGGAGTTGCCGAAGACCCGAAAGCTTGGAAATGGGTTATCCGGAAGAGAATTTGGGACATAATGGAGGCCCGGAACATAGCCCAGAACCCCCGCCCCGTTCACCACCGCATCCCAAACTTCGTCGGCGCTTCTGCGGCTGCCGATAAA TTGGGTGGGTTGGAAGTGTTCCGGGTCGGGGATTGCGTGAAGGTAAACCCGGATTCACCACAGAAGCAAGTCAGGTTTCTCACTCTTTCTG GTGGGAAGAAGTTGTTAACTCCTCAACCGCGTTTAAGGACTGGGTTTTTCTCTGTGCTTGAATCTGATTTGTTGAATCCTAGTACCATCAAAGAGGCTTGTACGTCTGTCGGAGCTGCCAAGTATGGGAGGCCAATTGGATTAGATGAGAAAATCAAGGTTGATCTTATTGTCATTGGCTCGgttgctgttgatccaaggacAGGTGCTCGACTTGGCAAGGGTGAG GGGTTTGCTGAACTTGAGTACGGGATGCTGCGATTCATGGGAGCCATTGATGACTCAACAGCAGTTGTGACAACTG TGCACGACAGTCAATTGGTAGATGATATTCCGATTGAAAAGCTATTAATCCACGATGTACCTGTTGACATCATCTGCACTCCAACGCAGGTCATTTTTACCAACACATCAATTCCAAAGCCTCAAG GGATTTACTGGGACAAATTGTCTCCTGAGAAGCTGGGGCAAATTAGAATACTTAGAGAGCTCAAGAGAAGGATCGAACGGGAGACTGGACAAAAGCTTCCGTGTGGCCCATCTGAGAAGCTGCCTCCCACAGCTCGACGAGGGAGATAA
- the LOC137725077 gene encoding uncharacterized protein yields MKFVDDYVDAHEDGVLAGIREQNNPQSGKGYRQQREGFEEKIDVDVVGKPDYNSDGLHSVHEDEDGDGNNNECYPELNEKIDMKNPYLSLGLIFRDDAQFRKALVMHSMINGFCVRHLYTNYREQFKGKALKDALWAVAKTTTIPHFRRAMEELKLLNEDAYDWLMKRPANHWSRSHFQTQTKCEMLLNNLCESFNAVIVKAKSKPIVTMLQIIYTMLMRKIQMRKDIMVRQPGDLCPKIKKKLEDAKMESGRCITQWSVGTKFQVDAKGGDQYVVDLTKLTCSCRRYDLTGIPCNHTIATINYKREKLEDYVDICYSKVMYLEIYGHLIQHMNGMSMWEVTENPPIQPSLYTRQPGRPKKKINKEAAEMEK; encoded by the exons ATGAAGTTTGTAGATGATTATGTGGATGCACATGAGGATGGAGTGTTGGCTGGCATTAGGGAACAAAATAACCCTCAATCAGGAAAGGGATATCGGCAGCAAAGGGAAGGATTTGAAGAAAAGATTGATGTAGATGTTGTTGGTAAGCCGGATTACAATTCAGATGGCCTTCACAGTGTGCATGAAGATGAAGACGGTGATGGTAACAACAATGAGTGTTATCCTGAGTTAAATGAGAAGATTGACATGAAGAACCCATACTTGTCATTAGGGTTAATATTTAGGGATGATGCACAGTTTAGAAAGGCATTAGTTATGCACTCTATGATAAATGG GTTTTGTGTTCGCCATTTGTACACAAACTATAGAGAACAGTTTAAGGGTAAGGCATTGAAGGATGCTTTATGGGCTGTTGCCAAGACCACTACAATTCCACACTTTAGAAGAGCCATGGAGGAACTTAAATTGTTGAACGAAGATGCATATGATTGGCTCATGAAGAGACCTGCCAATCACTGGAGTAGGTCTCATTTTCAAACGCAAACCAAGTGTGAAATGTTGCTAAACAACTTGTGTGAAAGTTTCAATGCCGTGATAGTGAAGGCAAAGTCCAAGCCAATTGTAACCATGCTTCAGATCATTTATACCATGTTGATGAGAAAGATTCAAATGAGAAAAGACATTATGGTGAGACAACCTGGAGATTTATGCCCCAAGATTAAGAAGAAGTTAGAGGATGCAAAAATGGAGAGTGGTCGATGCATTACTCAATGGTCTGTTGGGACTAAATTCCAGGTGGATGCTAAAGGAGGTGACCAATATGTTGTTGACTTGACTAAACTTACATGTTCATGTCGGAGATATGACCTCACTGGTATTccatgcaaccataccattGCTACCATTAATTACAAGAGGGAAAAGCTAGAAGACTATGTGGATATTTGTTATTCCAAGGTTATGTACTTGGAAATATATGGACACTTGATCCAGCATATGAATGGGATGTCGATGTGGGAGGTCACTGAAAATCCACCTATCCAACCTTCTCTATATACTAGACAACCTGGAAGACCCAAAAAGAAGATAAACAAAGAGGCTGCAGAAATGGAGAAATAA
- the LOC137726421 gene encoding NAC domain-containing protein 82-like codes for MGKGKSLLPPGFRFSPTDVELVQYYLKRKVMGKRLRYNFVAEVDIHKYAPWDLPGKSSWQSGDLKWYFFCPTERKYPTGVRTKRTTECGYWKATGNDRSVLYNGEVAGKIKTLVFHTGRAPKGDRTDWVMHEYRLESKDLANRGVPQESYVLCTIFQKEGPGPRNGAQYGAPLMEEDWSDDEAENCSEAVPHANMPVPNLVLPSDYNSSITTSTYTHDGIRIGPSSESCISDIVPLSCNVSQLVSSNHATVEEPHTSEDDILSMLACFSEESPSLFEENEKNEELGNVIPIGNASATPHLVINYTYDNLGDLGKAARVGEEGCSFSSLPNSVSAPGQIPLGDDEQYLELDDLGEPLNYRDSTYTQPPSMFGQPHASLGETSFQGEDQLNVFDNVNF; via the exons ATGGGGAAAGGGAAATCATTGTTGCCTCCTGGTTTTCGGTTTTCTCCAACTGATGTAGAGCTTGTACAATATTATTTGAAGAGGAAAGTTATGGGGAAAAGACTCCGTTATAACTTCGTTGCAGAGGTCGACATTCATAAGTACGCTCCTTGGGATCTTCCAG GCAAATCTAGTTGGCAAAGTGGAGATTTAAAATGGTACTTCTTTTGTCCAACAGAAAGGAAGTACCCAACTGGGGTTAGAACAAAACGTACTACTGAATGTGGTTACTGGAAAGCCACAGGAAATGACAGATCTGTTCTTTACAATGGTGAAGTTGCGGGCAAGATAAAAACATTGGTTTTTCATACAGGTCGAGCTCCAAAAGGAGATCGAACAGACTGGGTTATGCATGAGTATAGGCTTGAATCTAAGGACCTAGCTAATCGGGGTGTGCCTCAG GAATCGTATGTGCTCTGTACCATTTTTCAAAAAGAAGGGCCAGGGCCGAGAAATGGTGCACAATATGGTGCGCCCCTTATGGAGGAAGACTGGAGTGATGATGAGGCTGAAAATTGTTCAGAAGCAGTCCCACATGCAAATATGCCTGTACCAAACCTTGTTCTGCCGAGTGACTACAATAGTTCCATCACTACTAGCACGTACACCCATGATGGTATACGCATAGGTCCTTCATCTGAATCGTGTATATCAGATATTGTACCACTTTCTTGCAATGTTTCCCAACTGGTTTCCAGTAATCATGCTACAGTGGAGGAGCCTCATACTTCTGAGGATGATATCCTGTCAATGTTGGCTTGCTTCTCAGAAGAAAGCCCTTCATTATTtgaagaaaacgaaaaaaatgAG GAGCTTGGTAATGTCATTCCTATTGGAAATGCTAGTGCAACGCCTCATCTCGTTATTAATTATACGTATGACAATTTAGGAGATTTGGGCAAGGCAGCAAGAGTCGGTGAAGAAGGATGTAGTTTCTCCAGTTTGCCAAATTCTGTCTCTGCTCCGGGTCAAATCCCACTAGGTGACGATGAGCAATATTTGGAGCTGGATGATCTTGGCGAACCATTGAATTACCGTGATTCTACATACACTCAGCCTCCTTCTATGTTCGGTCAGCCTCATGCTTCGCTGGGAGAGACATCTTTTCAGGGTGAAGACCAGTTGAACGTGTTTGATAACGTGAACTTCTGA